The nucleotide sequence CTTGGCCAGCACCCGGGCCGCACGGATGTCGTTCACGGGCGTGGGTTCGACGGGCATGCCGTCGAAGTACGGAGGTTTGCGAACGTAGGTCGAGGAGCTGTCCCAGGTGAAGGTCTCTCCTTCGGGAGTGGGCAGCGACTGCCAGCGCTCGTCCCCGGCGAAGACATCGGCGTAGTCGTCGACGAACATCGAGCTTGCGATCGCCGTGCCGACCACCTCCTCGATCTCGGCGGTGCTCGGCCAGATGTCGCGCAGGTAGACCGGGTTGCCGGCCAAGTCGTCGCCCAGGGAATCGTTGAGCAGGTCGACGTCCATCGATCCGGCCAGCGCGTAGGCGACCACCAGCGGCGGGGACGCCAGGTAGTTCATCTTGATGTCGGGGTTGATCCGACCCTCGAAGTTGCGGTTGCCCGACAGCACGGCGACGACCGCAAGATCCGACTCGTTGACCGCGGCGCTGACCTCGGGGATCAGCGGGCCGGAGTTGCCGATGCAGGTCGTGCAGCCGTAACCGACCAGGTTGAACCCGAGCTTGTCCAGGTAGGCGGTGAGCCCCGCCCGGTCGTAGTAGTCGCTGACCACCTTCGACCCCGGGGCGAGGGTCGTCTTGACCCAGGGCTTGCGCGACAGGCCCTTCTCGACGGCCTTCTTCGCCAGCAGGGCGGCCCCGATCATCACCGAGGGGTTCGAGGTGTTCGTGCACGAGGTGATCGCGGCAATCGTGACGGCACCGTGGTCGAGTTCGAACTCGGTGCCGTCGGCTAGCCGCACCCGAGTCGGTGCGCTGGGACGGCCGCCGTCGGTGGCCGCGCAGGAGACGAGCTGGCCCGGCGCCGCCTCGCTGTCGTTGGTGTCGTGGGACGGCGCGTCGCTGGCGGGGAAGGATTCGGCCACGCTCTCGTCGTAGCCCTGCTCCGGCTCGTCCACGTAGGCGGCCAGGGCGGAGCGGAACGCTTCCTTGGCATCGGTCAGCGCCACCCGGTCCTGCGGGCGCTTGGGTCCGGCGATGCTGGGAACGATGGTGGAAAGGTCCAGCTCGAGGTACTCGGAGTACTTCGCCTCGAAGGACGGGTCATGCCACAGGCCCTGGGCCTTGGCGTAGGTCTCGACGAGGCCGATCTGTTCCTCGCTGCGGCCCGTCAGCCGCAGGTACTTGACCGTCTCCTCGTCGATCGGGAAGACCGCGATGGTCGAGCCGTACTCGGGACTCATGTTGCCGATGGTGGCGCGGTTGGCCAGCGGGACCGCGCCCACACCGGTCCCGTAGAACTCGACGAACTTGCCCACGACGCCGTGCTGGCGCAGCATCTCGGTGATCGTCAGGACCAGATCGGTCGCGGTGGCGCCTTCGGGCAGCTCGCCGGTGAGCTTGAAGCCGACCACGCGGGGGATGAGCATCGAGACCGGCTGGCCGAGCATGGCCGCCTCGGCCTCGATGCCGCCGACACCCCAGCCGACGATGCCCAGTCCGTTGATCATCGTGGTGTGCGAGTCCGTGCCTACGACCGTGTCGGGGTAGGCCTGCAGTTCCTCGCCGTCAGGGGTGTGCACGGTGCGCCCGAAGACGACGCGAGCCAGGTGCTCGATGTTCACCTGGTGGACGATCCCGGTGCCCGGGGGCACCACCTTGAACTCGTCGAAGGCGGTCTGACCCCAGCGCAGGAACTGGTAACGCTCCCGGTTGCGTTCGTACTCGAGCTCCACATTGCCCACGAAGGCCTCGGGTCCACCGAAGAGGTCGGCGATGACCGAGTGGTCGATGACGAGCTCGGCCGGCGCGAGCGGGTTGATCTTGGCCGGGTCGCCGCCCAGCTCCGCCACGGCCTCGCGCATGGTGGCCAGGTCGACGACGGCGGGGACGCCGGTGAAGTCCTGCATGACCACACGGGCCGGCGTGAACTGGATCTCGGTGCTGGGCTCGGCCTGCGGGTTCCACCCGGCGACCGCCCGGATCTGCTCGTCCGTGACGTTGGAACCGTCCTCGGTACGAAGCAGGTTCTCGAGCAGGACCTTCAGGCTGAACGGCAGTTCGGACGCGCCCTGCACCTTGTCCAGCCGGAAGTAGGTGTAGCTCGTGTCACCGACCTGGAGTCGATCCTTGGATTCGAAGCTATCGGGGTTGCCAGCAGGCACGGCCTTCTCCTAGTCACAGGTCACAGACGGGCGAACAACGGTGATGCGTGGACTGGCCCCGGGGCACAGGATGTCCGGCCCCGAAGTCGGCCGCTCGAACCTCTACATCTTTCCGCATTGCATCCGATGAACTCATCGTGGGTCATCCCACACAAGACGATCGCGCCCTCATGTGTGACTGGTGTTTAGTGGTGATACGGGTGTTACTGGCGTGGCCAGTGGCGCAGATGGGGCGGAACTGGCAGTCTGTCCCTGGCAGGTAGCAGATCAGAGGGGTTCACAGTGTTCCGACAGGTGCGAGATCTCGGCGGCACACCGCGAAAAGCCAGGCTGGCCGCCACCGGCGCGGTGGTCGCCGCGCTGCTGGCATGCTCAGTCACGCCGGTACTGGCCAGCCCCGTGTTGGCCAACCCCGCCAACCCCTCGGACACCCAGATCTCGGCGGCCCAGCGGGCCAAGAACGCGATGGCCGATCAGGTCGGGCGGCTCTCGGCCCAACTGGCCAAGGCCGCCAGCGACCTGCAGCGGCTCACCTCCCAAGCTCAGCTGGCCGAGCAGAAGTACGCGCTGGCGATGTCGAAGCTCGCCGACGCCAAGACCCAGGCAGCTGCTGCCCAGGCCGCGATCCAGGCCGCGACGACCCGCCTGGACACCGCTCGCAAGAACCTGCAGAGCTTCCTGCGCACCAGCTACATCTCGCCGGCCGCCGACGCCGGAACCGGGGGACTGCTCACCGCTACCGACCCGAACGCCGTGCTCGAACGCGGTGACTACCTGCACTACCTCAGCGCACGACACCTCGACGTGACCGGCGAACTGGAACGCGCGACGGTGGCCAAGTCGAACGCCGAGGCCAAAGCCAAGGCTCTCGTCCAGCTCGAGACCTCGCTGACCCAGCAAGCCCAGGCCGCCTTCGAGGTGGCCAAGGAGAAGCGCGCCCAGCAGCAACAGTTGCAGGCTTCGCTCCAGCAGCAACAGCAGACCGTCTCCGCGCAGCTGCGAGTCGCGCAAGCCAAGCTGGCCGATCTCAACCACCAGCGAGCCAAGTACAACGCCTGGGTGGCCGAGCAGCGTCGGATTGCCGCAGCCAAGGCGGCCGCTGAGGCCGCTGCCCGTGCTCGCGCCCTGGCCGCGGCCCAGGCCGCCGCCGCCGCGAATGCCGCGGCTCAGGCGGCCGCCAACGCCAACCAGGGCGGCGGCGGTGGTGGCGGTGGCGGTGGTGGTGGCGGTGGCAACACGACCTCTGGGTCCGGGGCCGTCTACAACCCGCCGTCCTCGCTCGGCGGCTGGACCGCGGCCAAGGGCCAGGCCGCCGTCAACCGGGCCCTGCGCACCCTCGGCACGCCTTACGCCTGGGCCGGTGGCGGTTACAACGGCCCCACCTACGGCGTGAACTCGCCCGGTACCGACGGCTGGAACGACTCGACCGTCTACGGCTATGACTGCTCGGGCCTGTCGATGTACGCCTGGGCCTCTCAGGGCTTGTATCTGCCGCACTATGCCGCCAGCCAATTCAGCCAGGCCGGTTCCTACCACCCGGCCGCCGGCAACTTCATGCCGGGCGACCTGCTCTTCTGGGGCTTGCCGAACCAGGGCGACATCCACCACGTGGCCATCTACATCGGTGGGGGCAACGTGATCCAGGCGCCGTACTCGGGCACCGTTGTCCAGATCACCCCATGGACCCAGGTTTCCGGCGACTACTTCGGCGCCACCCGACCGCTCACCTGATCGTCGCGGGCGCGTGCTTGTTCCGCGGGTGACTACGCTGGGCTGATGACCGCCACACCGATCGAGCCGAGCGCGACCGACAGCGGTCTGGTCGACTCTTTCGGGCGTCGCGCCGAGGATCTTCGCATTTCTCTGACCGACAAGTGCTCGCTGCGCTGCACCTACTGCATGCCGGCCGAAGGACTGCCGTGGCTGGCCAAACAAGCCGTGCTGGACGACGACGAGATCGTCCGTCTCGCTGGCATCTTCATCGAGCTGGGCGTCAGCTCGATCCGTCTCACCGGGGGTGAGCCGCTGGTCCGCCCCGGGGTGGCTGCCCTGGTGGCGCGGCTGGCCGAGTTCCGACCCCGCCCCGAACTGTCGCTGACCACGAACGCGATCGCCCTGGCCGACCAGGCCGAGGCGCTGACCCGGGCCGGTCTCGATCGGGTCAACGTCTCCCTGGACACCCTCGACGCGGGTGTCTTTCATCGGCTGACCCGCCGCGACCGCCTGGACGACGTCCTGGCCGGCCTCGCCGCGGCCCAGGCGAGCGGTCTGTACCCGGTCAAGATCA is from Jatrophihabitans telluris and encodes:
- the acnA gene encoding aconitate hydratase AcnA is translated as MPAGNPDSFESKDRLQVGDTSYTYFRLDKVQGASELPFSLKVLLENLLRTEDGSNVTDEQIRAVAGWNPQAEPSTEIQFTPARVVMQDFTGVPAVVDLATMREAVAELGGDPAKINPLAPAELVIDHSVIADLFGGPEAFVGNVELEYERNRERYQFLRWGQTAFDEFKVVPPGTGIVHQVNIEHLARVVFGRTVHTPDGEELQAYPDTVVGTDSHTTMINGLGIVGWGVGGIEAEAAMLGQPVSMLIPRVVGFKLTGELPEGATATDLVLTITEMLRQHGVVGKFVEFYGTGVGAVPLANRATIGNMSPEYGSTIAVFPIDEETVKYLRLTGRSEEQIGLVETYAKAQGLWHDPSFEAKYSEYLELDLSTIVPSIAGPKRPQDRVALTDAKEAFRSALAAYVDEPEQGYDESVAESFPASDAPSHDTNDSEAAPGQLVSCAATDGGRPSAPTRVRLADGTEFELDHGAVTIAAITSCTNTSNPSVMIGAALLAKKAVEKGLSRKPWVKTTLAPGSKVVSDYYDRAGLTAYLDKLGFNLVGYGCTTCIGNSGPLIPEVSAAVNESDLAVVAVLSGNRNFEGRINPDIKMNYLASPPLVVAYALAGSMDVDLLNDSLGDDLAGNPVYLRDIWPSTAEIEEVVGTAIASSMFVDDYADVFAGDERWQSLPTPEGETFTWDSSSTYVRKPPYFDGMPVEPTPVNDIRAARVLAKLGDSVTTDHISPAGSIKADSPAGKYLAEHGVQRKDFNSYGSRRGNHEVMIRGTFANIRLRNQIAPGTEGGFTRDFTRPDAPESTIYDASVSYGQAGIPLVILAGKEYGSGSSRDWAAKGTALLGVKAVIAESYERIHRSNLIGMGVLPLQFPKGESAETLGLTGEETFEITGITKLNEGEVPREVEVKADDWTFTATVRIDTPGEADYYRHGGIMQYVLRSLL
- a CDS encoding NlpC/P60 family protein — its product is MFRQVRDLGGTPRKARLAATGAVVAALLACSVTPVLASPVLANPANPSDTQISAAQRAKNAMADQVGRLSAQLAKAASDLQRLTSQAQLAEQKYALAMSKLADAKTQAAAAQAAIQAATTRLDTARKNLQSFLRTSYISPAADAGTGGLLTATDPNAVLERGDYLHYLSARHLDVTGELERATVAKSNAEAKAKALVQLETSLTQQAQAAFEVAKEKRAQQQQLQASLQQQQQTVSAQLRVAQAKLADLNHQRAKYNAWVAEQRRIAAAKAAAEAAARARALAAAQAAAAANAAAQAAANANQGGGGGGGGGGGGGGNTTSGSGAVYNPPSSLGGWTAAKGQAAVNRALRTLGTPYAWAGGGYNGPTYGVNSPGTDGWNDSTVYGYDCSGLSMYAWASQGLYLPHYAASQFSQAGSYHPAAGNFMPGDLLFWGLPNQGDIHHVAIYIGGGNVIQAPYSGTVVQITPWTQVSGDYFGATRPLT